From a region of the Methanolobus tindarius DSM 2278 genome:
- a CDS encoding Lrp/AsnC family transcriptional regulator, which translates to MDEVDLAILEHLCKDSRMHSTEIATALDLATSTVHKRIEKMRETGIIKEFTVKVDTNEVGLNVTTFIGVNIEQSKRINIINRLKTIDDVLEVYELLEPYDLLLKVRTFDIHSLKENVLQVLGNMDGIKDSQSILTTKCHKEKSCVILKK; encoded by the coding sequence ATGGATGAAGTTGATCTGGCTATATTGGAACATCTTTGTAAAGATTCCCGAATGCACAGCACTGAGATTGCAACAGCTCTCGACCTTGCGACATCCACTGTTCACAAGAGAATAGAGAAGATGCGTGAAACGGGGATAATCAAGGAATTTACTGTTAAGGTTGATACTAACGAAGTTGGACTAAATGTCACAACTTTTATTGGTGTCAATATCGAGCAGAGCAAGAGGATTAATATAATCAACCGCTTGAAGACAATCGATGATGTACTGGAAGTCTATGAATTGCTTGAGCCTTATGACTTGCTTCTGAAAGTGCGGACTTTTGATATCCATTCCCTGAAAGAAAATGTTTTACAGGTACTTGGAAATATGGATGGGATAAAAGATTCCCAGAGTATACTGACAACAAAATGCCATAAAGAAAAGAGTTGTGTGATACTCAAAAAGTAA
- the fpoJ gene encoding F420H2 dehydrogenase subunit FpoJ → MLNKEISFTAMDVATSVYDYFKPRIFGMIIAALFMTIIIVTVFFTSWPTVDQLPQNIEDQSNIEAIGLMIFQDFVIPFEIMSIVLLSSLMGAIYMAKGDDNK, encoded by the coding sequence ATGCTGAATAAAGAAATATCATTTACAGCAATGGATGTTGCTACATCTGTGTATGACTACTTTAAGCCACGCATATTTGGAATGATAATTGCCGCTCTGTTCATGACAATCATAATAGTGACAGTTTTCTTCACAAGCTGGCCTACAGTAGACCAACTCCCTCAGAATATCGAGGATCAGAGTAACATTGAGGCTATCGGACTTATGATTTTCCAGGATTTCGTTATTCCGTTTGAAATAATGTCTATCGTATTGTTGTCCTCATTGATGGGTGCCATTTACATGGCAAAAGGAGATGATAACAAATGA
- the fpoH gene encoding F420H2 dehydrogenase subunit FpoH, with protein sequence MSMDIEAIIYNPLLRGILGLCIMGAVFGGACVAVWFERKLSADVQQRYGPMRVGPHGLLQLVADAIKLFTKEDIIPKNADKLLFVSAPILLMGSVFLMLVAMPFGAIIVDGQSYVIAATEMDISILYIEAMSAISIIGIFMVAYSANNKFSVLGAFRNFARMIGYEVPLGICIVSVAIMAGSLNIVEIAEAQSPLWFIIMQPLGAIVFFIALMADMGRLPFDQNESEEELIAGWMTEYTSMRFGYCFFAEYIHLILGSMLVVLLFLGGWNLPAFLTDITILGIILPTAFFLLKVALVILFIIMIRWAVPRYRIDQVVDLSWKKLLPLSLLNLGWVIGLGLLGVY encoded by the coding sequence ATGTCGATGGATATAGAAGCAATAATCTACAACCCTCTTTTAAGAGGTATCCTCGGATTGTGCATCATGGGAGCTGTTTTTGGCGGTGCCTGTGTAGCTGTCTGGTTTGAGCGTAAACTCTCAGCAGATGTTCAGCAGAGATATGGTCCTATGAGGGTTGGTCCCCATGGATTACTTCAGCTTGTTGCAGATGCTATCAAGTTGTTTACAAAAGAAGATATTATACCAAAAAATGCTGATAAATTGTTATTTGTCTCAGCACCGATCCTCCTTATGGGATCCGTTTTCCTGATGCTTGTAGCAATGCCTTTTGGTGCTATAATCGTAGATGGCCAGAGTTATGTGATCGCTGCAACAGAGATGGATATAAGTATCCTGTACATTGAAGCAATGTCAGCAATCTCAATAATCGGTATTTTCATGGTTGCATACAGTGCGAACAATAAGTTCTCTGTTCTTGGAGCTTTCAGGAACTTTGCACGTATGATTGGATATGAAGTCCCTCTTGGTATCTGTATTGTAAGTGTTGCTATCATGGCAGGTTCACTGAACATAGTAGAGATCGCTGAGGCCCAGAGTCCTCTGTGGTTTATAATAATGCAGCCTCTGGGAGCTATTGTGTTCTTTATCGCCCTTATGGCTGATATGGGTCGTCTTCCTTTTGACCAGAACGAGTCCGAGGAAGAACTCATTGCAGGTTGGATGACCGAGTACACAAGTATGAGATTCGGTTACTGTTTCTTTGCAGAATATATTCACCTTATCCTCGGTTCAATGCTTGTAGTACTGTTGTTCCTTGGTGGATGGAATCTGCCTGCATTCCTGACCGATATAACAATCCTTGGTATAATCCTTCCAACAGCATTTTTCCTGTTGAAGGTAGCTCTGGTGATTCTCTTTATCATCATGATCAGATGGGCTGTTCCAAGGTATAGAATCGATCAGGTAGTAGACCTGAGCTGGAAAAAACTTCTGCCATTGTCCCTTCTCAATCTCGGATGGGTAATCGGACTTGGTCTGCTGGGGGTATACTAA
- the fpoI gene encoding F420H2 dehydrogenase subunit FpoI: MVIKNIITAVKNIYFGPPVTRMCPEEPTKLSDRFRGLQKLDKSKCIGCGICANTCPNNCIKIVRARVSPENDKQRWFPSIDIGHCLFCGLCISQCPKDALDSSKVYLTGVIRWNHEDLLFTPDMLAREVDINAEEEAGEEVSRWTPQ; this comes from the coding sequence ATGGTTATTAAAAATATCATAACAGCAGTAAAGAACATTTATTTCGGCCCTCCAGTTACAAGAATGTGTCCAGAAGAACCAACAAAACTTTCAGACAGGTTCAGGGGTTTACAAAAACTGGATAAATCGAAATGTATCGGTTGTGGAATATGCGCTAATACATGCCCCAACAATTGTATCAAGATCGTCAGGGCACGTGTCAGCCCGGAAAATGACAAGCAGAGATGGTTCCCTTCAATAGACATAGGTCATTGTCTGTTCTGTGGTCTTTGTATCAGTCAGTGTCCAAAGGATGCTCTGGATAGTTCAAAGGTATACCTGACGGGTGTAATTCGCTGGAACCATGAGGATCTTCTCTTTACACCAGACATGCTGGCAAGGGAAGTTGACATTAATGCTGAAGAAGAAGCCGGTGAGGAGGTGAGCAGATGGACCCCACAATAG
- a CDS encoding DUF22 domain-containing protein, with product MKKEVIQVVSRDNGELTSRKVKAAPYEFTIATRAKWEMVISDEDMEIRAGEFKKVNVKEICLDPDMVALPCTFSHHAVVSLIKVGSKGGAKPVDSERIINSAYVIGQESGRIREGDLLAVLNIFPIMFTREAMTPRTL from the coding sequence ATGAAGAAAGAAGTGATCCAGGTAGTATCTAGGGATAACGGGGAATTGACATCCAGGAAAGTTAAGGCTGCACCATATGAATTTACAATTGCAACTCGTGCAAAATGGGAGATGGTGATATCTGATGAGGATATGGAAATCCGTGCAGGGGAATTCAAGAAGGTCAACGTGAAAGAGATATGTCTGGATCCCGATATGGTGGCGCTTCCATGTACTTTTTCACATCATGCCGTTGTTTCTCTCATTAAGGTCGGGTCAAAAGGTGGTGCAAAACCTGTGGACAGTGAGCGTATCATCAATTCGGCTTATGTTATCGGACAGGAAAGTGGCAGGATTAGAGAAGGGGATCTTCTTGCAGTTCTCAATATCTTCCCTATCATGTTCACTCGTGAAGCTATGACGCCACGCACTCTCTAA
- the fpoA gene encoding F420H2 dehydrogenase subunit FpoA has protein sequence MSGIIDISNIANSYIPVAIILIVALVMPPMTMLIIKLLSPRSKSSAKYTTYEAGSLPIGNARIQFNVEYYLYAIAFVLFDIEVLFLYPWTTIFKGHDITGVATVEMLIFIFVVLFGYVYLIKKEALKWMK, from the coding sequence ATGTCAGGAATAATCGATATTAGTAACATAGCCAATAGTTACATACCGGTTGCAATTATTCTTATAGTGGCGCTAGTGATGCCTCCTATGACAATGCTTATCATTAAATTGTTAAGTCCTAGGAGTAAATCATCAGCAAAGTACACGACATATGAAGCAGGTTCCTTACCAATAGGAAATGCCAGAATACAATTCAATGTCGAATACTATCTATATGCCATTGCTTTTGTTCTTTTTGATATTGAAGTCCTTTTCCTTTATCCCTGGACTACGATTTTCAAGGGACATGATATTACTGGAGTAGCAACCGTTGAAATGTTAATCTTTATTTTTGTTGTATTGTTTGGCTACGTGTATCTGATCAAGAAGGAGGCTCTTAAATGGATGAAGTAG
- the fpoD gene encoding F420H2 dehydrogenase subunit FpoD has product MDETVGPSEMIVHLGPQHPMMPGPFRLNAKLRGETVVDSEVEMGWIHKGIEKILENKTYLQGITIVDRICYLAAMTNEEAYVGCVEKLAGIEVPERAQYIRVIMEELSRLQSHLLGMGEYASFVGFVSMFMYTIRDREDVMSLIDSVTGARVTHSFLRYGGVKDDLPDGFKDDVKYVFGNLSKAIDNYEELYRTDAIYKARTKGIGVLTADVAKDLGVSGPPLRATGVAFDIRKDEPYLVYKDLDFKVCTETDGDVFARIQVRLDEMRESMHIIEQCLDQIPSGPIFPENTPYGKRSPIMRVPAGEVFHRVEDPRGEMGFYMVSDGSDKPYRVKIRGPVYPTLQTLPPLLKGVPVADIVAIAGSMDTCTSEVDR; this is encoded by the coding sequence ATGGATGAAACAGTTGGACCTTCTGAAATGATAGTACACCTTGGACCACAGCACCCTATGATGCCAGGACCATTCAGACTGAACGCTAAACTTAGGGGCGAGACAGTTGTGGATTCTGAAGTAGAGATGGGCTGGATCCATAAAGGAATTGAAAAGATCCTTGAAAACAAAACATATCTTCAGGGCATTACCATTGTTGACAGGATATGCTATCTTGCTGCAATGACCAACGAGGAAGCTTATGTTGGTTGTGTTGAAAAGCTTGCAGGTATTGAAGTGCCTGAGAGAGCACAGTATATCCGTGTGATTATGGAAGAACTTTCCAGATTACAGAGTCATCTGCTCGGTATGGGAGAATATGCTTCTTTTGTTGGTTTTGTAAGTATGTTTATGTACACCATCAGGGACAGAGAAGATGTAATGTCTCTTATTGACTCCGTAACCGGAGCACGTGTCACACACAGTTTCCTGCGTTATGGTGGTGTAAAGGATGACCTTCCTGACGGGTTCAAGGACGATGTAAAATATGTCTTTGGAAACCTGAGTAAGGCTATTGATAATTACGAAGAACTGTACAGGACCGATGCTATCTACAAGGCAAGAACAAAGGGTATAGGAGTTCTTACTGCAGATGTTGCAAAGGATCTTGGTGTATCAGGACCACCACTCAGGGCAACAGGTGTTGCTTTTGATATTCGAAAGGATGAACCTTACCTTGTCTACAAGGACCTTGATTTTAAGGTATGTACAGAGACAGATGGTGATGTTTTCGCAAGAATTCAGGTACGTCTGGATGAGATGCGCGAAAGTATGCATATCATTGAGCAGTGTCTTGACCAGATTCCTTCAGGGCCAATCTTCCCGGAGAATACTCCGTATGGTAAGAGATCCCCTATAATGAGAGTTCCAGCCGGAGAGGTTTTCCACCGTGTTGAAGACCCAAGAGGAGAAATGGGATTCTATATGGTATCTGATGGTTCAGACAAGCCATACCGTGTAAAGATAAGAGGACCTGTGTATCCAACACTTCAGACCCTGCCACCACTGCTTAAAGGTGTGCCAGTTGCAGATATTGTTGCAATTGCCGGCAGTATGGACACATGTACCAGTGAGGTTGACAGGTGA
- the fpoC gene encoding F420H2 dehydrogenase subunit FpoC produces the protein MDANSIISSLTGKFPEDIYDSDIESGIRVVVKVKPENVVEVCRYLKEDLSFGHLCCEFGVDYPDRNEIEVIYVIGSYEHPVVLTMKALLSRDNPEVESVVPVYWNANWYERETYELFGVNYLNHPDLKPLVLPKEMLGEWPLRKDYAGFPNKSARNLV, from the coding sequence ATGGACGCTAATTCTATTATCTCTTCACTTACAGGCAAATTCCCTGAAGATATCTATGATTCAGATATTGAGTCTGGCATAAGGGTAGTTGTCAAAGTGAAACCGGAAAACGTAGTGGAAGTTTGCCGCTACCTCAAAGAAGACCTGTCTTTCGGACACCTCTGTTGTGAATTCGGAGTTGACTATCCGGACAGGAATGAGATCGAAGTAATATACGTAATAGGTTCCTATGAACACCCTGTTGTCCTTACAATGAAAGCTCTTCTTTCAAGGGACAACCCAGAGGTTGAATCTGTGGTGCCTGTTTACTGGAATGCTAACTGGTACGAAAGAGAAACGTACGAATTGTTTGGTGTGAATTATCTTAACCACCCCGACCTTAAACCTCTTGTACTTCCAAAAGAGATGCTCGGTGAGTGGCCACTGCGTAAGGATTATGCAGGCTTCCCAAACAAGTCAGCCAGGAATTTGGTGTGA
- the fpoL gene encoding F420H2 dehydrogenase subunit FpoL: MAVGDLAFLIPVLPALAFVLTFFFGKKLPTGGAIIPIAAIATSFIISLLITLNLLANPEEVVSYSYSWFAMLNIGVLVDPLAAVMLTMVTFVSLLIHIYSTGYMSHDKAPSRYFAETALFTASMLGLILSDNILQLFICWELVGVCSYLLIGFWFEKPSAATAAKKAFLTTRIGDVMFLTGIIVLFSDLFKIFNGNIPDGVYILRFDEIFAHIPDLAAMNANILGMEVSHITLITLLFFGGAVGKSGQFPLHVWLPDAMEGPTTVSALIHAATMVTAGVYLVARTFPMFIAAPDSLMVVAYVGAFTAIFAGTMGIVMNDLKRVLAYSTVSQLGYMMLGLGVGAAVGAEAVGISVFHLINHAFFKALLFLCAGSVIHAVGTHDMRQLGGVAKVMPITAVTMIVASLALTGMGIPGTSIGTSGFFSKDAIIESAYLMGEATGSWIPYILSIAAALLTSIYIFRLIFMTFYGKPRTDYGGHESPASMTIPLSILAIFALFFGGLTATKFNTFVSETFVNNFVNMDISSLATLGGYHIAEHAGHEPLLVLWMPLIVAIAGLVITFLIYGLRIVNMDSLVSRNNPIYKLLYNRYYQNAIFTNFVSVKVIYEGFAFAGRAVDRGFDWTVKWFSDLAIESGESLRQFQTGAVQNYATAVITGVSLLIILVKVVMEVL; the protein is encoded by the coding sequence ATGGCAGTAGGAGATTTAGCATTTTTAATTCCGGTCCTGCCTGCACTTGCTTTTGTGCTGACTTTCTTCTTCGGGAAGAAACTGCCAACAGGCGGTGCAATAATTCCAATAGCAGCTATTGCTACATCATTCATAATATCTTTATTAATTACATTGAACCTACTTGCAAATCCTGAAGAAGTTGTGAGTTATTCATATAGCTGGTTTGCCATGCTTAACATAGGTGTCCTCGTTGACCCTCTGGCAGCAGTTATGCTTACAATGGTCACATTCGTAAGTTTACTTATTCACATCTATTCAACAGGTTACATGTCACATGACAAAGCACCTTCCAGGTACTTTGCTGAGACTGCACTGTTTACAGCTTCAATGCTTGGTCTGATTCTTTCAGACAACATCCTCCAGCTCTTCATTTGCTGGGAACTTGTGGGTGTTTGTTCATACTTACTTATCGGATTCTGGTTCGAGAAACCATCCGCTGCAACAGCAGCAAAGAAGGCTTTCCTCACAACCAGAATTGGTGATGTAATGTTCCTTACAGGTATCATTGTCCTGTTCTCAGACCTTTTCAAGATATTCAATGGCAACATTCCTGACGGTGTCTATATACTCAGGTTCGACGAGATCTTCGCACACATTCCAGACCTTGCAGCAATGAATGCAAACATCCTCGGAATGGAAGTCAGCCACATCACCCTGATAACACTCCTGTTCTTCGGTGGTGCTGTAGGTAAGTCAGGTCAGTTCCCACTCCATGTGTGGCTCCCTGATGCAATGGAAGGTCCAACAACTGTTTCAGCTCTCATACACGCAGCAACAATGGTTACAGCTGGTGTCTATCTGGTTGCAAGAACATTCCCAATGTTCATCGCAGCTCCTGATTCACTCATGGTTGTAGCATACGTCGGTGCTTTCACTGCAATCTTTGCAGGAACAATGGGTATCGTTATGAACGACCTTAAGCGTGTACTTGCATACTCTACCGTAAGTCAGCTCGGTTACATGATGCTCGGACTTGGTGTTGGTGCAGCAGTAGGTGCTGAGGCAGTCGGAATCTCAGTATTCCACCTGATCAACCACGCATTCTTCAAGGCTCTTCTCTTCCTGTGTGCAGGTAGTGTAATTCACGCAGTCGGTACACACGACATGAGGCAGCTTGGAGGAGTTGCAAAGGTAATGCCAATTACAGCGGTAACAATGATTGTAGCTTCACTGGCACTTACCGGAATGGGTATACCAGGTACATCTATCGGTACAAGTGGTTTCTTCAGTAAGGATGCAATCATCGAGAGTGCATACCTCATGGGAGAAGCAACCGGTTCATGGATACCATACATACTTTCAATTGCAGCAGCTCTGTTGACTTCTATCTATATCTTCAGGCTTATCTTCATGACATTCTATGGTAAGCCACGTACAGATTACGGTGGTCACGAGTCACCTGCATCAATGACAATCCCACTCTCAATCCTTGCAATCTTTGCATTGTTCTTCGGTGGTCTTACCGCAACGAAGTTCAACACATTTGTGAGTGAGACATTTGTAAACAACTTTGTAAACATGGATATTTCAAGCCTGGCAACACTTGGTGGTTACCACATTGCAGAACATGCAGGACATGAGCCATTGCTCGTCCTCTGGATGCCACTAATAGTAGCAATTGCAGGTCTTGTAATTACATTCCTGATTTATGGACTCAGGATTGTCAATATGGACAGCCTTGTTTCAAGAAACAACCCAATTTACAAACTCCTGTACAACAGGTACTATCAGAATGCCATATTCACCAACTTTGTCTCAGTAAAGGTAATCTATGAAGGATTTGCTTTTGCAGGACGTGCAGTTGACAGAGGATTTGACTGGACAGTTAAATGGTTCAGCGACCTTGCAATTGAATCCGGTGAGTCCCTGCGTCAGTTCCAGACAGGAGCAGTACAGAATTATGCCACAGCAGTAATAACCGGAGTAAGTCTTCTGATTATTCTTGTTAAAGTGGTAATGGAGGTACTCTAA
- a CDS encoding NADH-quinone oxidoreductase subunit J — translation MDPTIGSIIELIIFVILALVSIVFAVFVVTAKDVVRAAIALVVTMFIVAAFYIMLNAQFLGVAQVLVYIGAVGVLILFAVMLTKKEFGTDAE, via the coding sequence ATGGACCCCACAATAGGCTCAATAATTGAATTAATCATTTTTGTGATTCTGGCACTTGTGTCGATCGTGTTTGCAGTATTCGTAGTAACAGCTAAGGATGTAGTAAGGGCGGCTATTGCACTTGTAGTGACAATGTTTATCGTTGCAGCTTTCTACATCATGCTCAACGCACAATTCCTTGGTGTTGCTCAGGTACTGGTGTACATCGGTGCAGTAGGTGTATTGATACTGTTCGCTGTAATGCTTACAAAGAAGGAGTTTGGTACAGATGCTGAATAA
- the fpoK gene encoding F420H2 dehydrogenase subunit FpoK yields MIPVVLYLAVAAIIFSIGLYGLMTQRSGIRILMCVELMLNAANLNLVAFSSYHDDLTGQVFALFSIALAACEAAIGFAILMALYRMKDTISLDNINVLRW; encoded by the coding sequence ATGATTCCAGTCGTACTTTATCTTGCTGTTGCAGCAATCATCTTCTCCATAGGTCTCTATGGACTGATGACACAGCGCAGTGGTATTCGTATTCTTATGTGCGTGGAACTCATGCTCAATGCTGCTAACCTTAATCTTGTGGCATTTTCAAGCTACCATGATGACCTTACTGGACAGGTATTTGCATTGTTCTCTATCGCATTGGCAGCTTGTGAAGCAGCAATCGGCTTTGCTATACTGATGGCCCTTTACAGAATGAAGGATACGATCAGCCTTGACAATATTAACGTACTGAGGTGGTAA
- the fpoM gene encoding F(420)H(2) dehydrogenase subunit M — protein sequence MMPILSMIVLIPLIFAALALFTKTKEQARVIALAGTVIVLLLTVYMYFNFDSTIADNQFEELAQWVPSLGITYHLGVDGIAMPLILLNAIVLPFLVLFTWNDDRKSPNKFYACILATEGAVIGVFTALDFFLFYIFWELTLVPLFFMVSIWGGPNKHKAAIKFFIYTHVASLVMLLGIFGLYFAAWDMTGTPTLDIPTLISQFQFIESGAAKDMIFLALLFGFIVKIPSFPFHSWQPDAYTEAPTAGSVLFVMLKIGGYGLFKVMLPMLPFTASPNLMITIMAALGSVSVLYGAFLALSQKDLKRMVAYSSVSHMGYVTLGAAGLVSLSVSGAMFQQFSHGLIMSVMFMSCGIIKNTTGTRIINDLGGLAQKMPKLAVIMVMTFMASLGLPGLSGFIAEVSVLAGSFGNLPSYVLIAVSAIVITAAYHLWALQRAMFGVYNEKLGTVVDIDTFQTVSMGVIAILVLYFGLNPSPVLDMMLTNSDNIVSLMAAMGV from the coding sequence ATGATGCCGATACTTTCAATGATCGTGCTGATACCTCTGATATTCGCAGCACTTGCATTATTCACAAAAACAAAGGAACAGGCAAGAGTAATAGCACTTGCCGGTACTGTTATCGTACTGTTACTTACAGTATACATGTACTTTAACTTCGACAGCACTATAGCAGATAACCAATTCGAGGAACTTGCACAGTGGGTACCATCCCTTGGAATTACCTACCACCTCGGTGTTGACGGAATCGCAATGCCATTGATTCTTCTCAATGCAATTGTACTTCCTTTCCTTGTCCTCTTCACATGGAACGATGACAGGAAATCACCAAACAAGTTCTACGCATGCATACTCGCAACAGAGGGTGCAGTAATCGGTGTATTCACCGCACTGGACTTCTTCCTGTTCTACATATTCTGGGAACTTACACTCGTGCCGCTCTTCTTCATGGTGAGCATATGGGGAGGACCCAACAAACATAAAGCAGCAATTAAGTTCTTTATCTACACTCACGTGGCGTCCCTTGTGATGCTTCTGGGTATATTCGGACTTTATTTTGCAGCATGGGACATGACAGGAACTCCAACACTGGACATACCAACGCTTATCAGTCAGTTCCAGTTCATTGAATCCGGTGCAGCAAAGGATATGATATTCCTTGCATTGCTCTTCGGTTTCATAGTAAAGATCCCAAGTTTCCCATTCCACTCATGGCAACCAGATGCATATACTGAGGCACCAACTGCTGGCAGTGTGCTCTTTGTCATGCTTAAGATTGGTGGATACGGTCTCTTTAAGGTCATGCTTCCAATGTTACCATTTACAGCATCACCAAACCTGATGATTACCATCATGGCAGCTCTTGGTTCAGTAAGTGTACTTTACGGTGCATTCCTTGCACTCTCACAGAAAGACCTCAAGAGAATGGTTGCATACTCCAGTGTAAGCCACATGGGCTACGTAACACTCGGTGCAGCCGGTCTGGTCTCACTCTCCGTTTCAGGAGCAATGTTCCAGCAGTTCTCACACGGACTTATCATGAGTGTAATGTTCATGTCATGTGGTATTATCAAGAACACAACAGGCACAAGAATCATCAACGACCTTGGTGGACTTGCACAGAAGATGCCAAAACTGGCAGTCATTATGGTAATGACCTTCATGGCATCCCTTGGACTTCCAGGTCTCAGTGGTTTCATTGCTGAAGTATCCGTACTCGCAGGAAGCTTTGGGAACCTGCCATCATATGTGTTGATTGCAGTATCAGCTATCGTGATCACTGCAGCATATCACCTGTGGGCTCTCCAAAGGGCAATGTTTGGTGTCTATAATGAGAAACTCGGTACGGTTGTAGATATCGATACCTTCCAGACAGTTTCAATGGGAGTTATTGCAATACTCGTACTGTACTTCGGACTTAACCCAAGCCCGGTGCTTGATATGATGTTGACGAACTCTGATAACATAGTCAGCCTTATGGCTGCAATGGGGGTGTAA
- the fpoB gene encoding F(420)H(2) dehydrogenase subunit B, translating into MDEVEQTNVEQDAVLDVGYTDVPGTMLTDSNAIADFLKKTKIQDVLNWGRKNSLWFMVNAMGCCGVELLATGMAHYDTDRFGIIPRNSPRHADVLIISGYVTKKYLPALKRVWDQMPAPKWVICFGDCAISGGPFYESYSTHQNVDDIFPVDVFVPGCPPRCEALIQGFVELQKKIEAKKDKGTEY; encoded by the coding sequence ATGGATGAAGTAGAGCAGACAAATGTCGAACAAGATGCTGTTTTGGATGTAGGGTATACCGATGTCCCGGGGACAATGCTTACAGACTCAAATGCTATAGCAGACTTCCTCAAGAAAACAAAGATTCAGGATGTTCTTAACTGGGGACGTAAAAACTCTCTGTGGTTTATGGTAAATGCAATGGGTTGCTGTGGTGTGGAGCTGCTTGCTACAGGTATGGCTCACTACGACACAGACCGTTTCGGTATCATTCCACGTAACTCCCCCAGACACGCAGATGTACTGATTATCAGTGGTTACGTAACAAAGAAGTACCTGCCAGCTCTGAAGAGGGTATGGGATCAGATGCCAGCACCAAAGTGGGTCATATGCTTTGGAGACTGCGCGATAAGTGGTGGTCCTTTCTACGAATCATACAGTACTCATCAGAATGTTGACGATATCTTCCCTGTAGATGTATTCGTACCCGGATGTCCACCAAGGTGTGAGGCTCTTATCCAGGGATTCGTGGAACTCCAGAAGAAAATCGAAGCAAAGAAGGACAAAGGTACGGAGTATTGA
- a CDS encoding 4Fe-4S binding protein — translation MKVNKNCVGCGQCAAFCKFGAIEIRGKASFTSACIECRACAAYCPVKAIEA, via the coding sequence ATGAAAGTAAACAAAAACTGTGTAGGATGTGGCCAATGTGCTGCTTTTTGTAAATTCGGAGCCATTGAGATCAGAGGAAAAGCGAGTTTTACTTCTGCATGCATCGAGTGCAGGGCATGTGCCGCATACTGTCCGGTTAAAGCAATAGAGGCATAG